One Thermoplasmata archaeon genomic window, GGTACCGCATGAGGGACCTGTTCTCCGCGGTGAGGACGTTCTCGACGGCGAGGACGCCCACGGACGCGAGGTCGAAGACGCTCGCCTGTCCCGCGCTCTTGCTGGACCGCTCGAACCCGCCGATTTCCGCCCCGAACGCGTAGAACCGGGAAATCGCGTCGAGCGCGTTCCGCGCGGCCGCGGTACGCCCCGCGTCGTTCCGGGACTCGAGCCACCGCAGGAGGACCTGGAGCTCTCCGCGCAGATGGAGCAGGGAGGGCTCGTTGATCCGGAGGAGGCAATCCCGGAACGCGGCCCGGTAGGTCTCGACCAGGTCCGCCGCATCCCTCGCGGCCATAGGAAGGAGATGCGGCCGCCGAGCCTAAAAGGCTCCGGCGGGAGGCCCTAGAACCCCATTTGCCAAGCCTTGATATCCGCCCGCTTGCGCTCCAGAAACCGGTACACGGTCGCGTGCTCGCTGCCCCGGAGGAGCATGATCACCGCGTCGCGGGCGATCGCCATCTCGAACGTGGGGCCGAGGAGGCTCACCGTGTGGCCCATCACGGACACGTCCACGCTCGTGAGCTCCTCGATCAGGCGGCGCGTCTTGCCGCGCGTGCCGATCACTCGCGCGCGGATCTGCTCCACGCGCGCCTGGGTGCGCGCGAAGTCCTTGATGTCCAGGATCTCCAGGTAGACGTCATCGTCGAGCAGGCGGAAGGCACGTTCCTCGGAAAACCCGCGTCCGATCGCCTGGACGATGTCGCGCACTTTGAGGGCCATGGACGGGTCCGGCGCACCCGTTTCATCGATGG contains:
- a CDS encoding KH domain-containing protein encodes the protein MLYARLPQDRLGVLIGPEGATKKRLEQRTGTHLEIDSATGEVTIDETGAPDPSMALKVRDIVQAIGRGFSEERAFRLLDDDVYLEILDIKDFARTQARVEQIRARVIGTRGKTRRLIEELTSVDVSVMGHTVSLLGPTFEMAIARDAVIMLLRGSEHATVYRFLERKRADIKAWQMGF